The following DNA comes from Chryseobacterium gallinarum.
GTCAGGATCCATTCTCCATGCTGAAGAATTGTCGATTACCGTTGTTCCTGCTTCAGCAAATAACGGAGCGAATTCAAGCGAAGTAGAACCACCTGCAGAGAAGATGGCAATATCCGGTTTGGCAGCTATAGCGTCCTTCATGCTTACAATGGTAAATTCCTTCTGTTTATACTTCACCTTCTTACCTACAGATTTTTCGGATGCTACCGGAATTAATTCTGTTATAGGGAAGTTTCTCTCCTCCAAAACTTTAAGCATAACTTGTCCAACCATTCCCGTTGAACCTACTACAGCTACTTTCATTGATTTAATTAAAAATTTAAGATTAAACTATTTAAATTATAACGCATAATGTATAATTTCTTTTTTTTGTCTTAGGCCCCGAAGACTCTTGCCCAGGGGAATGCAAATGCAAATAAACCTACTGCAATTAATCCCATGATCACTACTGCTAAAGAAATAGTATCATTGGATTTCACTTTTTTGTTGACGATGGTCATCAATACCGCTGCAATAAGCATAGAAAATGGATGTTCAACATACTGAAACCTTGAATAAGAATCACTCATTAAAGTTCCTGCAGACATTGCTGCTTTAACACCTGGAGACACCAACAGTAAGATTATTCCTGCCAAAAATTGAACGTGGAAAAAAATCATTGTGAAAAGAGTTGTCTTTTTTAAAAACTTGTTTACTTTTCCACTGAAACCAAACATGGTAGCTAAAAGTGCAATGATAAATAATGCAACTAAAAGAAGTTCAAGGTATCCAAATCCTTTGTGTGCACTAAGCAAAATCTTGTAAAAATCCATAATCCTATTTTTTTGTACACAAAGATAACAAAAATCCCGGCTCAAAGCCGGGATTCACATTTATAAAATCTAATGTTGTTATATTATTAGAAATTGAATGATAAGTTTGCAGTCCAGGTTCTGCCAAATCCGAAATAAACTCTGTTAGTTCTGTCAATTCCTTTATAGAAGTTATCAGGATTATTAATATATGCATCATATTGCTGCTGATTGTTATTAAAATCTCCCAAGGTTTTAACGTGGTTGTTTGTAGCTCCATCAGAAATGTAAGTAGTATCAAACAAATTGTAAACATTAGCACCAATTGTGAAATACTTAGAAGTATCTTTCAGTCTTATTTTGTATGATATACCTAGATCAAACAGATTATAATCGGGTAATTTTAATGTTCCTTTAGCTTGGTTTTCAATCTTAGAGAAAGTAGTAGCATCAATAGAAGAATACAGTTCACCAACATATCTCCAAGTACCATAGATATTAAGATCTTTTACTGGCTTTATCGTTGCTCCAAGTGATGCTGTAAACTGAGGAATACTGTTACTGCTGCTTCCTCCAACTTTTACACCATCAAGGTATAACGTTGATGTGGTTCCTAGTGGATTATTATTATCATCGAAGTTGGTTCCATTAGCATTACCTTTATATTTATAATCACCTAATGAGAACATACCATCAAGGTCCAAGAATGCAAAAGGCTTATAAACAGCATCTACTTCAATACCCATGTGTACTTGTGTAACTCCACTGATTTCAGAGTATCCTGTAATAATACCAACTCCATTAGGCGCTGTCGGGTCTGCAACTTCAAATTGCATTCCTCCCCTTCTCAGCCATCTGTCTTTCCATTCAGTTCTGTATAGGTTAACATTAGCGTTGAGTTTTGGAGATCTGAAGCCATACCCAACTTCAGCGGAGAATATTTTCTCGTTTGTCAAATTGGAGTTTAATAACTGTTGGTTATTAGGATAAACAGAGTTCATGAAAGGCTGCTTACTATAATAACCAATATTGGCAAATACATTATGGTGTGAATCAATATTATAGTTGGCACCTCCTTTAATATTATATCCGAAAAGGTCTTTAAATCCTGTTTTCGTATGAACTGTTTGCCCTTTCAGAGTGCTTCCGTCTTTTACAAAATTATCAATTCTTTGGTAGCTTTGGTTGGAAACTGATCCTTGTAAAAATGCAGATAGGTTATTTTTGGAATACTCAATTTGTCCAAATGCACTATACCATAGAACCTCACCATCGTTACTATATCCAATTTGCTCATTTAAAGGAGCTGTTTTTCCTCCGAATGGGTTCCAAGAAAGTTTTTTATAGTCGTAGATTTTATTAACTACATATGGGTTAACATTTGCATTACCTCCTTCTTTATATCCTGAAGCACCATATAAATCTGAAATTACCTGATAGTGATATCCATAGTAATATCTGTCATCAGTACCTATAGAGAAATTCCAGTTATCATTAATTTTATGCTGGAAATTTGCTAAAATCCCATACCAGTTATGAGAATTGATACTCGCTCTACGAATTAATGTACTTCCAGGAGCAGCTGTACCTACATTAACACCTTGGTTGGCTGCAAATATAGCATCATAGTTGAAATGACCCATATTATCATAGAAGCTGGTTATTGATTTTCCTCCAACTTTACCTAGGTCACCAACTCCACCACCTCTACCGTTAGACATGTATAATACTGTACTTAGCTTAGACTTTTCGCTCATAGTCCAATCCCAGTTCAACATCATTACCGGCTTTGCATAATAATTTGCTCTGTTAGCTAATGCAACTTTTCTTCCCGTAGCATCGGTATAATAACCAAAGTCTGAATTATATTGTCTATATGGTGTTCCGTCCTGATCGGGATTAAATTTGATGTAATTAGCAATTGTTGGAGCATAAGTTCTCTGATCATGCCATTGAGGAGCTGAAGTTAAAGTAAACTGAAAGTTATGCTTTTTGTTTGGTTCCCAGCCTAATGCAAAGTAATAGGCATATGATTCATAATCTGTATTTTCAATATAGGTACCTCCAGCCTGTCTGCTCATTAAAAATGAAGTAGACCAGCCGTTTTCAGATTTGCCGGTATTATAAGCAAATGAAGTTTTTAAATAATCATTATTACCAACTCCTAATCTTATAACCCCTCCTCTTTTCATATCTGCAGATCTGGTAAGGAAGTTTATTGTTCCTCCTACAGATGCGATAGCTAATTTGGAAGAACCTAAACCTCTCTGTACTTGTAATGTACTTGTCACATCTGATAACCCTGTCCAATTAGAGAAATAAACAGTACCGCCTTCCATATCATTAACCGGCATACCATTTACCATGATTGCAATATTTCGGGATTCAAAACCTCTCATGGTAATACCACCATCACCAAAACCACCTCCTGATTTTGTAGCGTAAACTGATGGAGTCGTGTTCAAAATCTCAGGTAACTCCTGATTTCCTAATCTTTCTATAATTTGTGCTGCTTTAATAGTAGAAACAGCAACAGGCGTTTTTCTATCTTTTGCGATATCCGTAACACCTCTTAAAATTACCTCCTCAATGTCTTTAGACTTAGCTGTAGCAGTGTCCTGAACTTGTTGAGCGTAATAAACACTAGCCGTGGACAAAGTAATAACCGCAGTTAGTATCGATTTGTTGATTAATTTCATAATCGTTAGTAATAATTAGATTTAATTTTCTGCAAAATTCGCAAAATTAAATTTAACTATTATTAACTCAATGTTAATTTTTAATCAGTCTTAATAATATTAAGTAATTGATTTACAATTATATAAACAAAAATTGAATTTTTGCATGAAAAAAGTCATGTTGTTGTATTTTTAACAAATCAAGGATGTTTTTGTTAAAAATATAACGCTATTTCACAGCCTTGAGACTCAGATCAATATTCTCTGCCGAGTGTGTAAGTGCTCCTACGGAGATATAAGTAACCCCCGTAGATGCAATTTCTTTAAGCATATCACGGGTAATACCACCTGAAGCTTCAGTTTCGCATGAACCGTTAATCATTTCTACGGCTTGTCTCATGGTAGGTACATCCATGTTGTCTAACATAATCCTGTCAACTTTTGCATTGATAGCCTCCCGGACTTCTTCAAGATTTCTTGTCTCAACCTCAATTTTTAATTTTTTCTTGTGAGCCTTAATATATTCTTTAGCCATATTAACTGCATTTGTAATACTTCCGTTATAATCAATATGATTGTCTTTCAGCATAATCATATCATAAAGCCCATATCTGTGATTGGTTCCCCCGCCTATTGCAACCGCCCATTTTTCACACATCCTGAAATTGGGAGTCGTTTTTCTGGTATCTAAAAGTTTAGTTTTTGTCCCTACCAATCTTGAGTCCCACTCGTGGGTCAGGGTCGCTATGCCACTCATTCTCTGCATACAATTGAGAAGGAGCCTCTCAGTAGAAAGAATAGATCTGGCATTTCCGGTTACTATAAATGCTATGTCTCCAACTTTAGCCGCATCCCCGTCTTTGAGAAAGGTTTCTATTTTTAAATTTTTGTCAAAAGTTTTGAGAATGATTTCAGCCAGTTCCACTCCGGCAAGAATACAGTTTTGCTTTACTAAAAGCTTGGCACTTTGTTGTAAATCTTTTGGTATAGTGGAAAGGGTGGAATGATCCCCGTCCTGAATATCTTCTTCCAGAGCGCTTTTTATGAATGCTTTTAATGCTTTTTCGGTAACGTAGCTTGGTTTTTTCATTTCGTATGCTTTTTAAGCTAAATCTTTATTGTAAAATGCCCCTTTATTTTCTGTCATTTCCATAGATTGGGTAATGATCAGATGAGCAACAGTCGTTAAATTTCTCAATTCCGATAATTGTGGAGACAGGATAGAGTAGTGGTAGATTTCATCAACAGCTGCTGCGATTTCCTGATGCTTTTGAAGTGCCATATTCAGACGCCTGTTGCTTCTTACAATTCCTACAAGGTCACTCATCATTTCCTGAAGCTGTTTTCTCAGGTAGCTGATAATTACCATTTCGTCCATAATTTTCATTCCTTCTTCATTCCATTCCGGCACAGCTTTCAGATCATCAAAATTAAAATTATTTTCTTTGAGCAGGCTTACTGTTTTCATTGCTGCATTATGTCCAAAAACCAGACCTTCCAGTAAAGAATTAGACGCTAACCTGTTGGCTCCGTGAAGTCCGGAATTAGTACATTCCCCTACCGCAAAAAGGTTTCTGATGGAAGACTGCCCGTCTCTGTCTACGTCAATGCCGCCCATCAGATAATGGCATGCGGGAACAACCGGGATCAGTTGGGTGAAAGGATCAATTCCTTCATCCCTGCATTTTTTATATATATTGGGAAAATGTTCCAGGAATTTTTCTTGATTCATTTCCCGGCAATCCAGACCTACATATTCGTCTCCGGAAATTTTCATTTCGTTGTCAATTGCTCTTGCAACGATGTCTCTTGAGGCCAGCTCTTCACGTTCATCATATTTGTTCATGAACTTTTCGCCTCTTTTTGTTCTTAATTTTGCACCATCTCCTCTTACGGCTTCGGAAATAAGAAAAAGCATTCCGTCTATTTTATTGTATAAAGCTGTAGGGTGAAACTGATAATACTGCATGTTGGAAACCTTTCCTTTGGCACGCGCAACGAAAGCAATACCATCGCCTGTGGCAATAGTCGGATTAGTAGTGTTTTTATAAACGTGTCCGGCTCCTCCGGTGGCTACCAAGGTTATTTTAGAAGTTATTTTCTTGATGATCTTGGATTTTTCGTCCAGGATATAAGCTCCATAGCAATGAATATCACCTTCATTCAGTTCTTTTCCCGGTACATGATGTTGGGTAATGATATCTATAACATAATGATGATCAAGGATCTCAATATTAGGACTATTGTTGGCAGTTTCCAGTAATGCTCTTTCTATTTCAAATCCTGTAATGTCTTTATGATGTACAATCCGGTTTTCGGTATGCCCTCCTTCTCTTCCCAAAGCAAATTTGCCATTTTTCATATCAAACTGAGCACCCCATTCTACAATTTCGTTGAATCTTGCAGGAGCTTCCTTAACAACCATTTCTACGACATTACGTTTATTTTCGCCATCTCCGGCACGCATGGTGTCTTCAATATGTTTTTCGAAATTGTCTTTCTGGAAGTCCGTGACTACCGCTAATCCGCCTTGTGCATATTTGGTGTTACTTTCATCTTCATCAGATTTTGTTACAATGATGATTTTGGCATCAGGGAGCTGTTCAGAAACTTTAATGGCATAGGAAAGTCCGGAAATCCCGGAACCGATTACTAATACATCCGCTTTTATCATTATGCTTGCTTTAGGTACAATCTCGTTTAATTAAATAAATTTAAACAATTTTTCATTTGGTTTTCTTACTTTTTTCATGTGCTGGAAGTAATCTTCTTCAGAACGATAGCCTAAAGCGAGGGTGACGGTTACTTTTTCTGTTTCCCGGTTGATATTCAGGATTTCTTCTATAAGATCTTGCCGAAAGCCTTCCATTGGGCATGAGTCAATATTTTCAATAGCAGCAGCATACATTAAATTGGCCAATACAATATAAGACTGCTTTTCTGCCCAGCTGAGAATTTCATCCTGTGTCTTTTGGTTAATATGTTGATTAATACTGTTTTTGAAAGGGGCAAGACTCTCAACAGGAGTTTGTCTTACTTCAGAAATATGATTAAAATAACCATGAATATAATGCTCTTCAATCATTTTTTTTGAAATAATAACAATAAGATGAGAGCAGGTGGAAATCTGCGATGGATTATAGAAAGCCGGAATCAATTTTTGCTTCATTTCCTCACTCTCAACCACCACAATTTTATAAGGCTGAAGCCCCAGCGAACTGGCGGATAGCTTTCCTGACTCAAGAATGTTGTGTAAAGTCTCCTGAGGAATGCGTTGATTATTAAATTTCTTCACAGAATATCTTCTGCTTAAAGCTTCCAAATAATTCATAGGACAAATTTAAGAATTGAATATGAATAAAATGCCTTTAAAATAAAATATCTCCTTTTCCATAAAAAAACAAAAATCACCCTGAACTAAGGGTGATTTTTACATCTAAAAATATTGCTTCTCTAATCTCTGTTTTTTACAACAATCCAGCCGGAAAACTGAACAGGAGTGTTGGTGCTGTTGTTTTCATTCCATGAGATAGAATACCAGTAATTTCCTGTCGATACTTTTCTTCCACCATGCTCGGAGCCGTTCCATCTGTATCCGTTGGTTTTATCTGCTTTAAATATTTTAGTGCCATATCTGTTGAAGACCGCTATTTCCAGGTTTTGTTTGTTGGATAATGCCGAATAATCTACAACATCATTGATTCCGTCCCCATTCGGTGTGATAACATTGATGATATTAGGTACCGTAATATTGACTTCAACAGGTTCGCAATTGTAAGCATCTTTTACAAAGACCTTGGCTTCTCCCCGGCTGACATTGGTGAATACATTAGAATCCTGCCAGTTAACGGTATCCATTGAATACTGATATGGCGGCGTCCCTCCGTTTACATATACAGTGACGGTTCCTGCTGAAATATCAATGCTTGTCACTACCGGATGTTCGGAAGGATATACGGTTACTTTTTGAGTGACCACGCAATTTCCGGTTTTGAGTTTTACCCAATAGGTGCCTACTCCTACATTATTGATGGCCTGGGTGGTTGCACCGGTGCTCCATTCATAGCTTTTGAACCCGGGGCCTGCATCCAGTGTTGTTTTATCTGCCATACAAATGGTCTTATCTTTTAAAACATCAGAATAAACAGGCGCCAGGACAGTGATAACAACGGTTGCAATAGCGTAGCATCCGGTGTCCGGATTGGTAACCTTTATATAAATTACTCCTGTCGGGGCAATGTAAGCTGAAGGGGTGGTGATTTCATTGGTCCCATTGATGGCGTCCGTTAAAGAAGGATAATAATTTTTAGGCCAGTTTTGAGCAGTAACAAAAGCTGATGTAAGATCAAAAGAAGCTGTGGAAGGGTCAGTTTCTATGAAACAGGATCTTATTTCTGTATTGCTAACCTCAACAACGGGATGAATATTGAGGGTAATCTTTGCCGTACTTACGCATCCTTGCGGTGTTGTTACCTTTACGTAGATGGTGGCGGCGGCTGATGCGTAGGCTGTAGGATTGGTAATCTGGTTTGTTCCTGCATTGAGATCGTATAGAGTGGGGTAAAATTCTTTAGTAACACCGGTTACCGTAGTGACTGCCGCTGTAGTGAGGTCAAAGGTTGCGGTTCCTGCATTATTGTTATTACAGCCCGTAAGACTTGCATCAGTTGCTGCAAATGGTGTCGGGTTAAGCTGTATGACGCCATCTCCGTTATCACAAAGGGTAGAAGTTGGATCTTTAATAACTACTTTAATGGTTGTATTTCCTGAATATTGGAAGCTTGTGGGATTCGCAATGGGGGTGGAGTTTCCTAATATATAATACGTGAAAATATAGTTCCCAGGGTTATTGACAAACTGCGGATTGAAGGAAGTCAGATCTACAGTTCCGTTTCCTGTGGCAGGATTTGTACATACAAATGGAGTCACTGTGTTATTAAGGATAGGTACCTTATCTACAAATACTTTTGCATTTTTAATGGAATGTCTTGCGCTGGCACCTCCGGTAGCAGCCGAAAAGCCAAAATATCCCTGTGTCATTCCTACAGCTCCCCCCGATGGAGCAAATGACTGGTCCACGATGAGTACTCCGTCTATTCTAATTTTAATAATCCAATTGGTAGGATTGCTGAGGTCTGTTTCTCCGTTTACCTCTACATGCCGATAGGTATCTCCTACAAAAGGCTGGGTAGGGTTAAGGTCCGGAGAATGGAAGGTGCTTCCCGGGGTATTGTTGAATTCAATATTATTACCTGCAGTATTGTTAGTGCCATACAAAAGGTGGACTTTACTCATCTGCCCTTCTGTAGTATTATTGAAAATATCAAAGCCAACCATTAAACCCGAAGCTCCGGCAGGAATTCCTAATCCTCCTCCGGATACAAACCCTGTAGGTGGATTCGCTAGATACCAGAATGTAAATCCATCGCCCTTACCAAATTGAGTAGTCCCGTTTCCGTCGATTCTGAAATCAAATTCTACTTTCCATTTATCGCAATAGCTTAAGGTAATGGGGGTAGATAATTTTATGGCACCATAACGGCTGGTCTGATCAGTAGTGAGCCTTACAAAATCTCCGATCACTGTGGCATCTGATACAAGGTCCCATCCTGTTGTATTTACTGGGTTACCAGTGAGTTGATAGGTTTGTGAAAATAACTTTCCCGACAAACAAAGCAGAAAAGTAAGTAAACCAATGAGTATATATTTTTTCATAATAGGTAGTTGAGTGTAATTTTTGTAGAGGAGGAAATCAGAATGCCAATGATGACAGACCTTAATGGCATTCTTTATCATCCCGCCCTTGAATAAGGCAGCTGTGTATAGCAAGCACCAATACTATTCTCTGTTCTTTACTAAAATCCAGCCCGTGTATTTGGTTTCGGTATTGTCTTTATTGTTTTCATTCCATGAAATGGTATACCAGTAAGTGCCGGTAAGGATTTTTTTGCCGGATGCCATACCATCCCATGTGTAATTTCTTATTTTGCTGGCTTCATAGAGTTTGTTACCATACCTGTCATATACTGTGAAAACCAGATTCTTTTTATATGCCAGGGCCGAATAATCAATCACGTCGTTGATATTATCTCCGTTCGGAGTGATCGCATTGATCAGGTTAGGAACTGTAATCTGAATCTGGACCGGGGTACAATTATAAAAATCTTTTACAAAGACTTTTACCTCCCCTCTGGCTAAACCGGAGAAAAAATTAGAATTCTGCCAATTGACCCCATCTAAAGAATATTGATACGGAGGAGTTCCTCCTGCTGCATTTACTGTAATGGTGTTATTGTGGATGTCAATACTTGAAATTACAGGATTGGCTGACGCTATTACTTTTACTATTTGCGTGGTGATACAATTACCTGTTTTGAGCTTTACCCAGTATTGTCCTACTCCTACATCTTTAATCGATTGT
Coding sequences within:
- a CDS encoding TonB-dependent receptor, with the translated sequence MKLINKSILTAVITLSTASVYYAQQVQDTATAKSKDIEEVILRGVTDIAKDRKTPVAVSTIKAAQIIERLGNQELPEILNTTPSVYATKSGGGFGDGGITMRGFESRNIAIMVNGMPVNDMEGGTVYFSNWTGLSDVTSTLQVQRGLGSSKLAIASVGGTINFLTRSADMKRGGVIRLGVGNNDYLKTSFAYNTGKSENGWSTSFLMSRQAGGTYIENTDYESYAYYFALGWEPNKKHNFQFTLTSAPQWHDQRTYAPTIANYIKFNPDQDGTPYRQYNSDFGYYTDATGRKVALANRANYYAKPVMMLNWDWTMSEKSKLSTVLYMSNGRGGGVGDLGKVGGKSITSFYDNMGHFNYDAIFAANQGVNVGTAAPGSTLIRRASINSHNWYGILANFQHKINDNWNFSIGTDDRYYYGYHYQVISDLYGASGYKEGGNANVNPYVVNKIYDYKKLSWNPFGGKTAPLNEQIGYSNDGEVLWYSAFGQIEYSKNNLSAFLQGSVSNQSYQRIDNFVKDGSTLKGQTVHTKTGFKDLFGYNIKGGANYNIDSHHNVFANIGYYSKQPFMNSVYPNNQQLLNSNLTNEKIFSAEVGYGFRSPKLNANVNLYRTEWKDRWLRRGGMQFEVADPTAPNGVGIITGYSEISGVTQVHMGIEVDAVYKPFAFLDLDGMFSLGDYKYKGNANGTNFDDNNNPLGTTSTLYLDGVKVGGSSSNSIPQFTASLGATIKPVKDLNIYGTWRYVGELYSSIDATTFSKIENQAKGTLKLPDYNLFDLGISYKIRLKDTSKYFTIGANVYNLFDTTYISDGATNNHVKTLGDFNNNQQQYDAYINNPDNFYKGIDRTNRVYFGFGRTWTANLSFNF
- the nadC gene encoding carboxylating nicotinate-nucleotide diphosphorylase; translated protein: MKKPSYVTEKALKAFIKSALEEDIQDGDHSTLSTIPKDLQQSAKLLVKQNCILAGVELAEIILKTFDKNLKIETFLKDGDAAKVGDIAFIVTGNARSILSTERLLLNCMQRMSGIATLTHEWDSRLVGTKTKLLDTRKTTPNFRMCEKWAVAIGGGTNHRYGLYDMIMLKDNHIDYNGSITNAVNMAKEYIKAHKKKLKIEVETRNLEEVREAINAKVDRIMLDNMDVPTMRQAVEMINGSCETEASGGITRDMLKEIASTGVTYISVGALTHSAENIDLSLKAVK
- the nadB gene encoding L-aspartate oxidase; this encodes MIKADVLVIGSGISGLSYAIKVSEQLPDAKIIIVTKSDEDESNTKYAQGGLAVVTDFQKDNFEKHIEDTMRAGDGENKRNVVEMVVKEAPARFNEIVEWGAQFDMKNGKFALGREGGHTENRIVHHKDITGFEIERALLETANNSPNIEILDHHYVIDIITQHHVPGKELNEGDIHCYGAYILDEKSKIIKKITSKITLVATGGAGHVYKNTTNPTIATGDGIAFVARAKGKVSNMQYYQFHPTALYNKIDGMLFLISEAVRGDGAKLRTKRGEKFMNKYDEREELASRDIVARAIDNEMKISGDEYVGLDCREMNQEKFLEHFPNIYKKCRDEGIDPFTQLIPVVPACHYLMGGIDVDRDGQSSIRNLFAVGECTNSGLHGANRLASNSLLEGLVFGHNAAMKTVSLLKENNFNFDDLKAVPEWNEEGMKIMDEMVIISYLRKQLQEMMSDLVGIVRSNRRLNMALQKHQEIAAAVDEIYHYSILSPQLSELRNLTTVAHLIITQSMEMTENKGAFYNKDLA
- a CDS encoding NAD(P)H-dependent oxidoreductase, which translates into the protein MNYLEALSRRYSVKKFNNQRIPQETLHNILESGKLSASSLGLQPYKIVVVESEEMKQKLIPAFYNPSQISTCSHLIVIISKKMIEEHYIHGYFNHISEVRQTPVESLAPFKNSINQHINQKTQDEILSWAEKQSYIVLANLMYAAAIENIDSCPMEGFRQDLIEEILNINRETEKVTVTLALGYRSEEDYFQHMKKVRKPNEKLFKFI
- a CDS encoding T9SS type B sorting domain-containing protein produces the protein MKKYILIGLLTFLLCLSGKLFSQTYQLTGNPVNTTGWDLVSDATVIGDFVRLTTDQTSRYGAIKLSTPITLSYCDKWKVEFDFRIDGNGTTQFGKGDGFTFWYLANPPTGFVSGGGLGIPAGASGLMVGFDIFNNTTEGQMSKVHLLYGTNNTAGNNIEFNNTPGSTFHSPDLNPTQPFVGDTYRHVEVNGETDLSNPTNWIIKIRIDGVLIVDQSFAPSGGAVGMTQGYFGFSAATGGASARHSIKNAKVFVDKVPILNNTVTPFVCTNPATGNGTVDLTSFNPQFVNNPGNYIFTYYILGNSTPIANPTSFQYSGNTTIKVVIKDPTSTLCDNGDGVIQLNPTPFAATDASLTGCNNNNAGTATFDLTTAAVTTVTGVTKEFYPTLYDLNAGTNQITNPTAYASAAATIYVKVTTPQGCVSTAKITLNIHPVVEVSNTEIRSCFIETDPSTASFDLTSAFVTAQNWPKNYYPSLTDAINGTNEITTPSAYIAPTGVIYIKVTNPDTGCYAIATVVITVLAPVYSDVLKDKTICMADKTTLDAGPGFKSYEWSTGATTQAINNVGVGTYWVKLKTGNCVVTQKVTVYPSEHPVVTSIDISAGTVTVYVNGGTPPYQYSMDTVNWQDSNVFTNVSRGEAKVFVKDAYNCEPVEVNITVPNIINVITPNGDGINDVVDYSALSNKQNLEIAVFNRYGTKIFKADKTNGYRWNGSEHGGRKVSTGNYWYSISWNENNSTNTPVQFSGWIVVKNRD